A part of Oncorhynchus kisutch isolate 150728-3 linkage group LG2, Okis_V2, whole genome shotgun sequence genomic DNA contains:
- the LOC109904611 gene encoding matrix-remodeling-associated protein 5, which yields MVPSVCGVSLAVVLLTLVSPGGACPLPCSCYQPTELHCTFRSLVNIPQPLPQHTLHINLGFNSISRIPDSSLAGLRRLALLMLHGNDIHEIPDGAFQDLSSLQVLKLSYNKLSEISAKSFSGLSSLQRLHLDHNWLQSLHPQALLSLPNLRLIRLQGNRLHQLHPQAFCTLSLLQTFCYSTLRHLDVSNNSLTNLPRDILRTTPLLESLALQANPWTCDCSMAWLQAWSISHPGLLKCPGPQCLVCASPNHLKGRGLLQQKDLSCSSPVIATNPRASSQEDGGIQSIETFREALGHASLGMSDQQGNAVDLKCNITHSSQTPDITPPQLSSSFTPLSLSLSLSLVCGVDGHSYERLWRLMAYYSETPARLQREIMLSKAPTLAYRYRQRAEREGYYHTGVRASVQAHPAWLLQPHVSLQFNRAQSSTHRVKLTLSTLVSAPPDPPSQHPWVLIQTNHTQTAFIGATDSQIHLPCPVLSSTEDLSSGDLRLQWVFPDGLTVSFPYHSSDGRVRVSGQGLILQRVDHSDAGLYYCVARAGGNVDVLPLRLVVVESSNAPPGEELGAAVTGLVGDPVSLPCEASGSPKVEVNWVLPDGEVVGSRNKGRRRGEAGMTVLANSTLSLPFPGQRDAGLYRCVAVNQHGADSHSTRLILTPRPTDTSSSMRYPMRPQSVVGLSNRVPAPLGVKEVEEGVSGNDKEEEENILHTRAGNTRRRGLRPKPPLTRRPPIRSHMVRVEGGGPPQRGRRPLRRGFPVEQKRNRLEGRRRFNLAKHKIDPQKWAELLAKIRERTAPKITDSLYVSPPTRARTTTSAPPTRAKTTTSTPTEAKETTSTPTEAKTTTSTPSEAKTTTSTPTEAKTTTSTPTEAKTTTSTPTEAKTTTSTPTEAKTTTSTPTEAKTTTSNPTEAKTTTSNPTEAKTTTSTPTEAKTTTSNPTEAKTTTSTPTEAKTTTSTPTEAKTTTSTPTEAKTTTSTPTEAKTTTSTPTEAKTTTSNPTEAKTTTPTPTEAKTTTSNPTEAKTTTSNPTEAKTTTSTPTEAKTTTSNPTEAKTTTSTPTEAKTTTSNPTEAKTTTSNPTEAKTTTSNPTEAKTTAAAPTEAKTTRMQTTRIKPGSTQPKTTQPKTTLPNTTLPKSTPEVTVGGKSPQRTVLESEADTTEGFSTDVPSLQEEGLNTVHTSLIPDLLTKDRVAPETTNTADKTNNFPQTPQSNTDTDTGTGTETESSAKSTKPTSSINDISTEVVLNPVRTTGERGRYGTTNSGQLTFSNSVPSQSRIPWNSRRRPGQRRRNNRPRGRPTAPQNSPGPTSPRQNTPGPTSPRQNTPGSTSPRQNTPGPTSPRQNTPGSTSSRQNTPGSTSSRQNTPGPTSPRQNSPGPTSFRQNTPGPTSSRQNTPGSTSSRQNTPGSTSSRQNTPGPTSSRQNTPGPTSPRQNTPGPTSSRQNSPRAALADPRGLPAAATTTTRTTTTTTTRTTAPSSTRITAPSSTSVSPPAFFPASPPQTHTDRVTHSAYTASRLPDRSQTTSTHTEICTHTRTHTGKHTPTVTTTSTHTDKHTPTTTSTHTDKHTPTVTHSDTDKQSYDETEGQVWATPKEQVPSVFNQHNPEDIKTTPLRSGTTPGRTTPTGTEKEPSEIEPSEIKPLYPAADEEPNEEEPPATDEEPSEIEPPATDEEHREVEPPATDEEHREIEPPATDEEHSEMEPPATDEEHSEMEPPATDEEHSEMEPPATDEEHSEMEPPATDEEHSEMEPPATDEEHSEMEPPATDEEHSEMEPVYLAPDKPEERQPDSEINSSLSSTTQLLSPNTPDTVAPTVSATTSSTVITSIRRTNTITIPTTTIPTTTFPTNTTTIPTTTTTIPTTTTTIHTTTTTIPTTTTTITTTIPTTTTTIPTATTTIPTTTTTIPTTTTTIPRITSTTPTTTTVWRNPGLNAIPDSHGSRYRPPPYPNDPQHRITRPDPVRTPPPIKHAPSLPHRANPKLLLPDILETPSSAVLTTRAPSSPPKIFPPTTDPQAGVNTGSTPPRSPPLSPHRSVTAQRPPQTPVLRVRPLITPPHVRSMSVPAESDALLPCEAIGQPPPTITWIKVSTGAVISLDTKAERFQVLPNGTFLIRSVQVQDRGTYICSAQNSVGLDRVMVTLEVWSRPPRIQLPTHREVTVHQGGEVRWECRAQGVPVPLLSWVLPDRSILTPDLNSNPAHGPHPRVSIFPNGTLRIVAVGPADRGLYRCVASNPAGTSSLSVRLHVSFLPPAIQQPREERVTLPAGMPVYAHCSARGAPVPSIRWRTPDGTLLLPSQFLNGNLFVLPNATLLIRQLSTKDSGSYECLATNAVGGDKRTVRVLVTGDEGGGVVSTDKTTSSSSINSNSDLNPSSAVLNPPLRPSSPLSKAKILSTSPSSSIVVYGETLLLQCSVTGNPEPRVVWRVPGKKLVDAHYSFDKRMKVHSNGTLYIQSMTEKDGGDYLCVARNKMADDYRLLRVTVVTKPAKPAKIEPKQPFNQKAVSYGAALKVDCLATGQPDPAVRWSLPDGTSVNSVLLQGDEKGGRRRRLVVFDNGTLFLPSVGMGEEGEYVCHAENQMGRDSMRVMIKVLTSPPSFQRTRYEVIKVQQGGVVALNCGAKGEPIPTVTWFSPINRVIPVGGSSPVVVRPDGSLVIQGARGADGGNYTCRASNVAGERSRVMGVEVSVTPPSFTLNGTRGGLDGTDRHTAVVSSSGLSTVITISQSAGRVQSGRTGNGVSSGNGVINNEVSHNGVSNVGDQRVSAVRGQTVLLPCPSQGFPPPRLAWLLPGNGVLPAPYYGSRLTVHRNGTLELRGVRASDAGLLVCVARGERGEAQIMVHLEVLDTQDPPRSNGPVTTGKPRPVGLVSTEKHRPVGLVSTEKPRPVSLVSTVKPHPVGPVSTEKPHPVGPEKPRSGFTFTEETPHPRGPVTTEKPHLGGQVSTEKPRPVGGDKRTVPGVSFRGDTPHPRGPVSEAARSVIPERKPLVISRSASLISIISGENLRLPCPQTDSPSQSSSQTQSLTWTLPSGVIVSRGQIAGTGQYSILDDGTLTVQQASVFDRGTYSCRSTNQDTLSILTVPVIVIAYPPRITNGPPPLTYTRPGVAVQLTCYVIATPRATITWEMPDQSQLRVTGQARLYGNRYLSPQGSLVIQNPTSRDTGFYRCTARNAIGIDTKATYLHVI from the exons ATGGTtcccagtgtgtgtggtgtgtccctGGCTGTGGTGTTGCTGACCCTGGTGTCTCCTGGTGGTGCCTGCCCTCTGCCCTGCTCTTGCTACCAGCCCACTGAACTACACTGCACCTTCAGATCTCTGGTCAACATACCACAGCCCCtaccacaacacacactacacatcaaCCTGGG GTTCAACAGTATCAGCAGGATCCCAGACAGCTCATTGGCCGGTCTGAGGAGGCTGGCGCTGCTGATGCTTCATGGGAATGACATCCATGAGATTCCTGACGGAGCTTTCCAAGATCTGTCTTCCCTTCAG gtcctGAAGCTGAGCTATAACAAGCTGAGTGAGATCTCAGCAAAGAGCTTCTCAGGCCTGTCCTCTCTACAGCGCCTCCACCTGGATCACAACTGGCTGCAGTCCCTCCACCCCCAGGCCCTGCTCAGCCTCCCCAACCTCAGACTGATCCGACTGCAGGGGAACCGGCTCCACCAGCTGCACCCGCAGGCCTTCTGCACTCTGTCCCTACTGCAGACATTCTGCTACTCCACCCTCAG gcaTCTGGACGTGTCCAACAACAGTCTGACTAACCTGCCCAGAGACATACTGAGGACCACCCCTCTTCTGGAGTCCCTAGCTCTGCAGGCCAACCCCTGGACCTGCGACTGCAGCATGGCTTGGCTGCAGGCCTGGAGCATCTCTCACCCAG ggTTGTTGAAATGTCCGGGGCCACAGTGCCTGGTCTGTGCCTCACCCAATCACCTGAAGGGACGTGGTCTTTTGCAGCAGAAAGACTTATCCTGCTCCTCGCCTGTAATTGCCACCAATCCCAGAGCCTCATCTCAGGAGGATGGCGGAATTCAGTCAATAGAAACTTTTAGAGAGGCTTTAGGTCACGCCTCCTTGGGGATGTCCGACCAACAGGGGAATGCCGTTGATCTGAAGTGTAACATCACACACTCCTCACAGACTCCTGACATTACCCCACCACAACTTTCCTCCTccttcacccccctctccctctctctttccctttccctgGTCTGTGGGGTGGATGGGCACAGCTATgagaggctgtggaggctgaTGGCCTACTACAGTGAGACACCTGCCAGGCTTCAGAGAGAAATCATGTTGAGTAAAGCCCCAACACTTGCCTACAG gtacagacagagagcagagagagagggctactACCATACAGGGGTCAGGGCCAGTGTCCAAGCCCATCCTGCCTGGTTACTGCAGCCCCATGTTAGTCTCCAGTTCAACAGAGCTCAGTCCAGCACCCACAGGGTTAAACTGACCCTGTCCACCCTGGTGTCTGCCCCCCCAGACCCCCCATCCCAACACCCCTGGGTCCTCATCCAGACCAACCACACCCAGACAGCTTTTATAGGAGCCACAGACAGCCAGATCcacctgccctgtcctgtccttagCTCTACTGAGGACCTAAGCTCTGGAGACCTCAGGCTCCAATGGGTGTTTCCAGATGGTTTAACAGTCTCCTTCCCCTACCATAGCTCAGATGGTAGGGTCCGGGTGTCTGGTCAAGGGCTGATCCTGCAGAGAGTGGATCACTCTGATGCTGGACTGTACTACTGCGTGGCCCGGGCGGGAGGAAATGTCGATGTTCTCCCCCTCCGTCTGGTGGTAGTAGAATCATCCAATGCTCCCCCAGGGGAGGAGCTAGGCGCTGCTGTGACTGGATTGGTTGGAGACCCTGTCAGTCTACCGTGTGAGGCCTCTGGTTCACCGAAGGTTGAGGTGAACTGGGTTCTTCCTGACGGGGAAGTGGTAGGGAGTAGGAACAAGGGGAGAAGAAGGGGGGAGGCAGGGATGACTGTCTTAGCCAATAGTACCCTGTCTCTCCCCTTCCCTGGGCAGAGAGACGCAGGACTATACCGTTGTGTAGCGGTGAACCAGCATGGTGCTGACTCTCACTCCACCAGACTGATTCTAACCCCACGTCCTACCGACACCTCATCAAGCATGAGATATCCCATGAGGCCACAGTCTGTGGTGGGGTTGTCCAACAGGGTACCAGCCCCTCTAGGGGTCAAGGAGGTTGAAGAGGGGGTGTCAGGAAatgacaaggaggaggaggagaacatacTGCACACCAGGGCAGGTAACACCAGGAGGAGAGGTCTTAGACCTAAACCTCCTCTGACACGGCGCCCCCCCATCAGATCTCACATGGTGAGGGTGGAGGGAGGCGGACCCCCTCAGAGGGGAAGGAGGCCCCTGAGGAGAGGCTTCCCTGTGGAGCAGAAGAGGAACAGGCTGGAGGGCCGTCGGAGGTTTAACCTGGCCAAACACAAGATAGACCCTCAGAAATGGGCCGAGCTGCTGGCTAAGATACGTGAAAGGACTGCCCCTAAAATCACAGACTCCCTGTATGTATCACCCCCAACTAGAGCACGTACTACTACCTCAGCCCCCCCAACTAGAGCAAAGACAACCACCTCAACCCCAACTGAAGCAAAGGAAACCACATCAACCCCAACTGAAGCAAAGACAACAACCTCAACCCCAAGTGAAGCAAAGACCACAACCTCAACCCCAACTGAAGCAAAGACAACAACCTCAACCCCAACTGAAGCAAAGACAACCACATCAACCCCAACTGAAGCAAAGACAACAACCTCAACCCCAACTGAAGCAAAGACAACCACATCAACCCCAACTGAAGCAAAGACAACAACCTCAAATCCAACTGAAGCAAAGACAACAACCTCAAATCCAACTGAAGCAAAGACAACAACCTCAACCCCAACTGAAGCAAAGACAACAACCTCAAATCCAACTGAAGCAAAGACAACCACATCAACCCCAACTGAAGCAAAGACAACAACCTCAACCCCAACTGAAGCAAAGACAACCACATCAACCCCAACTGAAGCAAAGACAACAACCTCAACCCCAACTGAAGCAAAGACAACCACATCAACCCCAACTGAAGCAAAGACAACAACCTCAAATCCAACTGAAGCAAAGACAACCACACCAACCCCAACTGAAGCAAAGACAACCACCTCAAACCCAACCGAAGCAAAGACAACCACCTCAAATCCAACTGAAGCAAAGACAACAACCTCAACCCCAACTGAAGCAAAGACAACCACCTCAAATCCAACTGAAGCAAAGACAACCACATCAACCCCAACTGAAGCAAAGACAACCACCTCAAACCCAACCGAAGCAAAGACAACCACCTCAAATCCAACTGAAGCAAAGACAACCACCTCAAACCCAACCGAAGCAAAGACAACCGCAGCAGCCCCAACTGAAGCAAAGACAACCAGAATGCAGACAACCAGAATAAAGCCAGGCAGCACACAACCAAAGACCACACAACCAAAGACCACACTACCAAACACCACACTACCAAAGAGCACACCAGAGGTTACAGTGGGAGGAAAATCCCCTCAACGTACTGTATTGGAGTCAGAGGCTGATACCACAGAGGGTTTTTCCACAGATGTCCCCAGTCTACAGGAAGAGGGGTTGAATACTGTCCACACATCACTGATCCCAGACCTGCTAACAAAGGATAGAGTGGCCCCAGAGACAACAAACACTGCAGATAAGACCAATAACTTCCCCCAGACCCCTCagtcaaacacagacacagatacagggacaggaacagagacagagagttccGCTAAAAGCACAAAGCCAACCTCCAGCATCAATGACATTAGCACAGAGGTGGTCCTTAATCCTGTAAGGACCACAGGTGAGAGGGGGAGGTATGGAACAACAAACTCTGGACAGTTAACATTCTCCAACTCTGTCCCATCGCAATCCAGAATCCCCTGGAATTCCAGGAGAAGGCCCGGCCAGAGGAGACGCAACAACAGACCCAGAGGACGACCCACCGCCCCCCAGAATTCCCCAGGTCCAACCTCCCCTCGCCAGAATACCCCAGGTCCAACCTCCCCTCGCCAGAATACCCCAGGTTCAACCTCCCCTCGCCAGAATACCCCAGGTCCAACCTCCCCTCGCCAGAATACCCCAGGTTCAACCTCCTCTCGCCAGAATACCCCAGGTTCAACCTCCTCTCGCCAGAATACCCCAGGTCCAACCTCCCCTCGCCAGAATAGCCCAGGTCCAACCTCCTTTCGCCAGAATACCCCAGGTCCAACCTCCTCTCGCCAGAATACCCCAGGTTCAACCTCCTCTCGCCAGAATACCCCAGGTTCAACCTCCTCGCGCCAGAATACCCCAGGTCCAACCTCCTCTCGCCAGAATACCCCAGGTCCAACCTCCCCTCGCCAGAATACCCCAGGTCCAACCTCCTCTCGCCAGAATAGCCCCAGAGCAGCACTTGCAGACCCCAGGGGACTGCCAGCAGCTGCAACAACCACTACTagaaccactactacaaccactactagaACTACTGCTCCATCCTCTACTAGGATCACTGCTCCATCAAGCACATCCGTCTCCCCCCCTGCTTTCTTTCCTGCCTCtcccccccagacacacacagacagggtgaCTCACTCAGCATACACTGCTTCCCGGCTCCCTGACAGGTCCCAAACGactagcacacacacagagatttgcacacacactcgcacacacactggcaaacaTACACCCACAGTCACAACAactagtacacacacagacaaacatacaccCACAACAactagtacacacacagacaaacatacaccCACAGTTACACACAGCGATACAGACAAACAGAGTTATGATGAAACAGAGGGTCAGGTCTGGGCCACTCCAAAAGAGCAGGTTCCATCTGTCTTCAACCAACACAACCCAGAGGATATCAAAACAACTCCCCTTCGGTCTGGAACCACACCAGGCAGAACAACACCTACTGGCACTGAGAAAGAACCCAGTGAGATAGAACCCAGTGAGATAAAACCCCTCTACCCAGCTGCTGATGAAGAACCCAATGAGGAAGAACCACCAGCCACTGATGAAGAACCCAGTGAAATAGAACCACCAGCAACTGATGAAGAACACAGAGAAGTAGAACCACCAGCAACTGATGAAGAACACAGAGAGATAGAACCACCAGCAACTGATGAAGAACACAGTGAGATGGAACCACCAGCCACTGATGAAGAACACAGTGAGATGGAACCACCAGCCACTGATGAAGAACACAGTGAGATGGAACCACCAGCAACTGATGAAGAACACAGTGAGATGGAACCACCAGCCACTGATGAAGAACACAGTGAGATGGAACCACCAGCGACTGATGAAGAACACAGTGAGATGGAACCACCAGCCACTGATGAAGAACACAGTGAGATGGAACCAGTCTATCTAGCACCTGATAAACCAGAGGAGAGACAACCAGATTCAGAAATAAACAGCTCTCTTTCATCTACAACACAACTACTGTCCCCAAACACACCTGATACAGTAGCTCCCACTGTTTCAGCCACCACATCCTCTACAGTCATCACCTCCATTAGAAGAACTAACACTATAACTATTCCTACAACTACTATTCCTACTACCACTTTTCCCACAAATACTACCACTAttcctacaactactaccactattcccacaactactaccactattcacacaactactaccactattcctacaactactaccactatt actaccactattcctacaactactaccactattccCACCGCTACTACCACTATTcccacaactactaccactattcccacaactactaccactattccCAGAATTACGTCTACCACTCCTACTACTACAACAGTCTGGAGGAATCCTGGGCTAAATGCCATCCCAGACTCACATGGCAGTCGCTACCGCCCCCCACCTTACCCCAACGACCCACAACACCGTATCACTAGGCCTGACCCAGTCAGAACTCCACCCCCAATAAAACAcgcaccctctctcccacaccgTGCCAACCCCAAACTTCTTCTCCCAGACATTTTAGAGACCCCTTCCTCTGCAGTCCTCACCACAAGAGCTCCGTCCAGCCCTCCCAAGATCTTCCCACCCACCACAGACCCTCAGGCCGGGGTCAACACAGGCTCTACTCCTCCtcgttcccctcccctctctccacaccGTAGTGTGACTGCCCAACGCCCCCCTCAGACCCCTGTCCTGCGTGTCAGGCCCCTTATCACTCCCCCCCACGTACGCTCCATGTCTGTCCCAGCTGAGAGTGATGCCCTCCTGCCATGCGAGGCCATTGGACAGCCTCCTCCCACAATCACCTGGATCAAGGTCTCCACAG GAGCTGTGATATCACTGGACACCAAGGCAGAGCGTTTCCAGGTCCTACCCAACGGAACCTTTCTCATCCGGAGCGTGCAGGTCCAGGACCGGGGGACATATATCTGCAGCGCACAGAACTCTGTGGGTCTTGACCGCGTGATGGTGACTCTGGAGGTCTGGTCCCGCCCACCACGCATTCAGCTACCCACTCACAGAGAGGTCACGGTGCACCAGGGGGGAGAGGTGAGGTGGGAGTGTCGGGCTCAGGGGGTGCCTGTCCCTCTGCTGTCCTGGGTGCTACCTGACCGCTCCATCCTGACCCCCGACCTTAACTCCAACCCTGCCCATGGCCCTCACCCCCGGGTGTCTATATTCCCTAATGGTACTCTGCGTATTGTGGCTGTCGGCCCAGCAGACAGAGGACTGTATCGCTGTGTAGCCTCCAACCCAGCAGGGACTAGCAGTCTGTCAGTCCGACTCCATGTCTCCTTCCTGCCTCCAGCCATTCAGCAgccgagagaggagagggtaaccCTGCCAGCTGGCATGCCTGTTTACGCCCACTGCTCTGCCCGGGGGGCCCCCGTTCCCTCCATCCGCTGGAGGACCCCAGATGGTACGCTGCTGCTCCCCTCTCAATTCCTCAACGGGAACCTGTTTGTCCTCCCCAACGCCACCTTGCTGATACGCCAGCTTTCCACTAAGGACTCTGGGAGCTATGAGTGCCTGGCGACTAATGCAGTAGGCGGGGATAAGAGGACGGTGAGGGTGTTGGTGACTggagatgaaggaggaggtgttGTCTCCACAGATAAAACTACATCCTCCTCTTCCATTAACAGTAACTCTGACCTGAACCCCTCCTCAGCCGTCCTTAACCCTCCTCTCCGgccctcctcccccctcagtAAGGCTAagatcctctccacctctccatccagTTCTATAGTTGTATATGGAGAAACTCTGCTCCTTCAATGTTCAGTAACCGGCAACCCAGAGCCTAGAGTGGTCTGGAGGGTACCTGGCAAGAAACTAGTGGATGCCCACTACAG TTTTGACAAGAGGATGAAGGTACACAGTAATGGAACGCTGTATATCCAGTCCATGACGGAGAAAGACGGGGGGGACTATTTATGTGTCGCACGAAATAAAATGGCTGATGACTACCGCCTCCTCCGTGTCACCGTGGTCACGAAGCCCGCTAAACCCGCTAAGATTGAGCCAAAGCAGCCATTCAATCAGAAGGCGGTATCGTATGGAGCAGCTTTAAAGGTAGACTGTCTGGCCACCGGGCAGCCTGACCCCGCAGTGAGATGGAGCCTACCGGACGGAACCTCAGTGAACAGCGTACTGTTGCAAGGGGACGAGAAAGGGGGACGGAGGAGGCGGCTGGTGGTGTTTGACAACGGGACTCTGTTCCTCCCGTCAgtggggatgggggaggagggggagtacGTCTGCCACGCTGAGAACCAGATGGGGAgagactccatgagggtgatgATCAAAGTCCTTACCTCACCCCCTTCCTTCCAAAGAACGAGATATGAGGTCATCAAGGTGCAACAAGGGGGCGTGGTGGCGCTGAACTGTGGGGCCAAAGGAGAGCCCATCCCTACAGTCACATGGTTCTCTCCAATAAATCGTGTCATCCCTGTGGGGGGGTCCAGTCCAGTTGTAGTGCGGCCAGATGGCTCCTTGGTGATCCAGGGGGCTAGAGGGGCTGACGGAGGAAACTACACCTGCCGAGCCAGCAACGTGGCTGGGGAGAGGAGCAGGGTGATGGGGGTGGAGGTGAGCGTGACCCCACCCAGCTTCACTCTCAATGGGACTAGGGGTGGACTCgatgggacagacagacatacagctgTTGTTAGCAGTAGTGGACTCAGTACTGTGATCACCATCAGTCAGTCTGCAGGGAGGGTTCAGTCGGGCAGGACTGGTAATGGTGtcagtagtggtaatggtgtcaTTAATAATGAAGTTAGTCATAATGGGGTCAGTAATGTAGGGGACCAGAGGGTCTCAGCAGTAAGAGGCCAGACAGTTCTTTTGCCCTGTCCATCCCAGGGCTTCCCTCCACCCCGCTTGGCCTGGTTGCTGCCTGGTAACGGGGTTCTCCCGGCGCCTTACTACGGCAGCAGACTCACTGTGCACCGCAACGGAACCCTGGAGCTGAGGGGGGTGAGGGCAAGCGATGCTGGCCTGCTGGTGTGTGTTGCTCGCGGTGAGAGGGGCGAGGCTCAGATTATGGTACATCTAGAGGTTTTAGACACACAGGACCCACCTCGCTCCAATGGCCCAGTGACCACAGGGAAACCTCGCCCAGTAGGCCTAGTCAGCACAGAGAAACATCGCCCAGTAGGCCTAGTCAGCACAGAGAAACCTCGCCCAGTAAGCCTAGTCAGCACAGTGAAACCTCACCCAGTAGGCCCAGTCAGCACAGAGAAACCCCACCCAGTGGGCCCAGAGAAACCTCGCTCAGGATTCACATTTACAGAGGAGACACCTCACCCCAGAGGCCCAGTCACTACTGAGAAACCTCACTTAGGAGGCCAAGTCAGCACAGAGAAACCTCGCCCAGTAGGCGGGGATAAGAGGACAGTACCAGGAGTTTCATTCCGAGGGGATACACCTCACCCAAGAGGCCCAGTGTCAGAGGCAGCAAGGAGTGTCATCCCGGAGAGGAAGCCTTTGGTCATCAGCAGATCAGCTTCTCTGATCAGCATCATAAGCGGAGAGAATCTACGGCTACCCTGTCCCCAGACAGACAGCCCCAGTCAGAGTTCCAGCCAGACCCAGTCTCTGACCTGGACGTTGCCCAGCGGGGTGATCGTGTCTCGGGGCCAGATAGCAGGGACGGGTCAGTACTCAATCCTGGATGACGGGACTCTGACTGTGCAGCAGGCGTCTGTGTTCGACAGGGGGACCTACTCCTGCCGATCCACCAATCAGGACACCTTGTCTATCCTGACAGTTCCAGTGATTGTCATCGCCTACCCCCCTCGCATCACCAACGGCCCCCCTCCCCTGACCTACACCCGGCCCGGAGTTGCTGTGCAGCTCACCTGCTACGTCATAGCAACCCCCCGAGCAACCATCACCTGGGAGATGCCGGACCAATCCCAGCTAAGGGTCACAGGTCAGGCCCGTCTCTATGGCAACCGGTACCTGAGCCCCCAGGGTTCCCTAGTGATCCAGAACCCGACCAGCAGAGACACTGGGTTCTACCGCTGTACTGCACGGAACGCCATTGGAATCGACACCAAGGCCACTTATCTACATGtgatctaa
- the LOC116356389 gene encoding keratin-associated protein 10-2-like, with the protein MIVLWSHRRLQHSVSAAVCVYSALCLQLSVSTALCVCSCLCLQHSVSAAVCVYSALCLQLSVSTALCVCSCLCLQRSVSAAVCVYSALCLQLSVSTALCVCSCLCLQRSVSAAVCVYSALCLQRSVSAALCVCSALSAELCVCSALCLQLSVSAALCVCRALCLQSSVSAALCVCSSLCLQRSMSAALCVCSSRCLQLSVSAALCVCSALCLQPSVSADSTTLPAIKL; encoded by the coding sequence ATGATAGTTCTGTGGAGCCACAGGAGGCTGCAGCACTCTGTGTCTGCAGCTGTCTGTGTCTACAGCGCTCTGTGTCTGCAGCTGTCTGTGTCTACAGCGCTCTGTGTCTGCAGCTGTCTGTGTCTACAGCACTCTGTGTCTGCAGCTGTCTGTGTTTACAGCGCTCTGTGTCTGCAGCTGTCTGTGTCTACAGCACTCTGTGTCTGCAGCTGTCTGTGTCTACAGCGCTCTGTGTCTGCAGCTGTCTGTGTCTACAGCGCTCTGTGTCTGCAGCTGTCTGTGTCTACAGCGCTCTGTGTCTGCAGCTGTCTGTGTCTACAGCGCTCTGTGTCTGCAGCTGTCTGTGTCTACAGTGCTCTGTGTCTGCAGCGCTCTGTGTCTGCAGCTCTCTGTGTCTGCAGCGCTCTGTCTGCAGAGCTCTGTGTCTGCAGCGCTCTGTGTCTGCAGCTCTCTGTGTCTGCAGCGCTCTGTGTCTGCAGAGCTCTGTGTCTGCAGAGCTCTGTGTCTGCAGCGCTCTGTGTCTGCAGCTCTCTGTGTCTGCAGCGCTCTATGTCTGCAGCGCTCTGTGTCTGCAGCTCTCGGTGTCTGCAGCTCTCTGTGTCTGCAGCTCTCTGTGTCTGCAGCGCTCTGTGTCTGCAGCCCTCTGTGTCTGCAGACTCGACTACTCTTCCAGCCATTAAGCTGTAG